Genomic window (Leptotrichia sp. oral taxon 212):
CAAAGTCTCTTGCACAGTCTGTTGCGAGTGAAATAATGCATCAGGGACTGGATAATGAATTCAATTATGAAGAAGCAAACGCAATATCAGACATTCTTGCCAGTTCAGGACTTTTACATGATATTGGAAATCCTCCTTTTGGGCATTTTGGAGAAGATACAATAAGAACATGGTTTCATAGAAATCTGGATAAAATTACTATGAAAAATTCCAAAGGAGAAGAAAAAAAGCTGGGAGAAATCCTTAATCCTCAAATGTGCGGAGATCTGTTAAATTTTGAAGGAAATGCACAGGCAATAAGGGTGGTGGCAAAACTTCATTTTCTAATTGATGAGAATGGAATGAATCTTACCTATGCCCTGCTCAATACTCTTATTAAATATCCTGTGGATTCATTAAATATTGATAGAAAAAGTGGTGACATAAAAACAAAGAAAATGGGATACAATCTGGCTGAAAAAGATTTGTTTGAGAAAATTGTGCAAAGTACAGGAACGAAGAATGAAGAAACAGGGGAAGTGTACCGTCATCCTCTTACTTTTCTTCTGGAAGCGGCAGATGATATAGCGTACTGCACTGCAGATGTAGAAGATGGAGTGAAAAAAAAATTTATAAAATTCGAAGAACTGGTGGAAGCCTTATATGAAGCAATACCTGAAAATAAGAAGTTACATGAGGATCTTATAAATTATAAACTGCATGCAAAAGAGAGAAAATACGATGACCCTGAGTTGTATGCGGTACAAAGATGGGTAGTAAAAATACAGGGAATTTTTATAAGAGCAGTTGTAGGATCGTTTATACAGAATTACGATACCATAATGAATGGAGAATATAAAAGAGATCTCTTTGCAGATACAGAAGCTGAAATTCTTCTTAAAACCTTGAAAAATATTGCATATAATGAAGTTTTTGATGCAAAGGCAATTGTAAAGATGGAAGTAACAGCCAACAATATTATAAATTATTTTTTAGATAATTTTATAAGCTCGGTTCTGTACTGGGACACAGAATATGAGAATGAAATGCAGGGAATAGATAAAAAATATCTTTCGATTCTTTCTGAAACACATAGATATATTTATAGCTATTATAGTGAACTGTATGCCGGCAGTGAAGAAATATCTCAAATATCTGATGATAATGAAAAGAAAGAAAAAATATATTCATATAAACTTTATTTAAGAATATTGCTTGTTACCGATTATATTTCTGGAATGACAGACAGTTTCATGAAAACATCATATCAGGAATTAATTGGAATTGAATAGAAAACTCTATTTTTGATCATAATTCTTATTAAGAACAGTTAAAATTAAATAAAACTAATAATTTGCATTATATATACGAATATTAAAAAACATAAAAATATAATATGAATCATAAAAATACTAGTAAAAACAATAAAAAATGTGTATAATAACAGGGTAATGCTAGAAATAAAATATTTAAAAGATAATGATTATTTTAAAAATGGAAGGAAGGTCAGAGAGATGGTTATAGACAAACCTCAATTAAAAGACAGTATTCTTAGAAAGTTGAGAAGACAGTACGGTAAAACGATAGAAGAAGCTCATGAATATGAAATTTATTATGCTGTTTCAAGGGCAACTTTAGACTATGTAGTCGAAAATTGGTACAATACAAAAAAAACATATGCAAAGAAATGTGTTAAACAAATATATTACTTTTCAGCAGAATTTCTGATGGGACGTTATTTAGGGAACAATCTTATTAATCTTCAGATGAATGAAGTAATAAAAGAAACATTGAGTGAACTTGGAGTAGATATCAACAAAATTGAAGATCATGAAATTGATACAGGACTTGGTAATGGTGGATTAGGAAGACTTGCAGCATGTTTTCTGGATTCAATGGCAACACTTAAATTGCCAGGAAATGGATATGGATTAAGATATAAATACGGTATGTTTGAACAGAGAATTGAAAATGGTTTTCAGGTGGAATACCCTGACAACTGGACAAAATATGGGGATCCATGGTCAATAAAGAGAATGGACAGGGTATTTGAAGTAAAATTTGGAGGAAAAATAGAAGTTCATAGAGATGAAGTAGGTAAAGAATACTTCAAGAGAGTAGATACTGAAAATGTTCTTGCAGTAGCTTATGATGTTCCTATAATAGGGTATGGAAATGAAACAGTAAATACACTTAGATTGTGGGAAGCAAGATCACCTGAAGGATTTGACCTTAATCTCTTTAACTCACAGAAGTATCTGATGGCTTCAGAAAAAGCAATAGAAGCTGAAGATATTTCAAGAGTACTGTATCCAAATGACACTGAAAAAGATGGGAAACTGCTAAGACTTAAACAGCAGTATTTCTTCACATCAGCTTCGTTACAGGATATAGTGAGAAGATATAAATCAATATACGGAAATGATTTTTCGAAATTCCATGAAAAGGTGGCAATTCAGCTGAATGATACTCATCCTGTAGTTGCAATACCTGAATTAATGAGAATTTTCCTTGACTATGAAAAATTAGGATGGGATGAAGCATGGTCAATATGTAAAAAAGTGTTTGCATACACTAACCATACAATATTGTCAGAAGCATTGGAAAAATGGGATATTTCATTATTCCAGCCACTTCTGCCTAGAACTTATCAGATTGTTGAAGAAATAAACAGAAGGTTTATGGATGATCTGAATGAAAGATACAACGGAGACTGGCAAAAAATACAGTATATGTCAATTATTGGAAATGGACAGATAAGAATGGCATGGCTTGCAATAGTAGGTTCACATAAGGTAAATGGAGTTGCGGCATTGCATACTGAAATATTGAAAAATTCAGAGCTGAAGGACTGGTATGACCTTTATCCTGAAAAGTTCCTGAACAAGACGAATGGAATTACTCAAAGAAGATGGTTGTTAAAAGCTAATCCTGAGCTGGCAGCATTGATTACAGAACTTATTGGAGATAAATGGATTACAGATTTATATGAACTGAAGAAATTGGAACATTTTATTGAAAATGATGATGTGCTTAACAGACTTGCTGAAATTAAGTTTAATAATAAGAAAAAATTAGCAGACTATATTAAGGAAACAGCAGGAATTGAAGTTAATCCTGACTCAATTTTTGATATTCAGGTAAAAAGACTTCACGAATACAAAAGACAGCTGTTAAATGTATTACATATAATGGATCTGTATAATAAACTGAAGGAAAATCCATTACTTGACATAGAACCTAGAACATTTATATTTGGTGCCAAAGCGGCGGCAGGATACAGAAGGGCAAAGGGAATTATTAAGTTAATCAATGCAGTTGCTGAAAAAGTGAATAATGATACAGATATTAATGATAAAATAAAAGTTGTCTTCCTTGAAAATTATAGAGTTTCACTTGCAGAAAAAATATTTCCTGCGGCAGATGTTTCAGAGCAAATTTCTACAGCAGGCAAGGAAGCATCAGGAACAGGGAATATGAAATTCATGCTTAATGGAGCAATTACTATAGGAACATTAGATGGGGCAAACGTGGAAATCGTAGAAGAAGCTGGAAGTGAAAATGCATTTATTTTTGGACTGAAGGCAAATGAAGTTGAAGAACTACAGCACAGTAATTCATATAATCCATTTGAAGAATATAACAATATTGAAGGCCTGAAAAAAGTTATCGATCAGTTAGGTGACGGAACTTATGATGACAATCATACAGGTATATTTAGGGAATTGCAGGCTTCACTTTTATATGGAGTGGAAGGTTCAAGACCTGATGTATATTTCCTTCTAAAAGATTTTGACTCTTACAGGGATGCACAGGCTGAACTTGGAAGAGCGTACAGGGATAAAAGAAACTGGGCTAAAAAAACTCTTAAGAATATAGCTAATGCAGGAAAATTTAGCTCTGACAGAACTATAATGGAATATGCAAAAGAAATATGGGATGTTCATCCTGTAGAAGTAGAAGATTATATAAACTAGAACGATTGACTAAAAGTATATTATCTGTTATACTTGATATAAATACATAGGAGGTGCAAATATGGAATTAGTAAATAAGGACATGAATATAATGGAAGCAGTGGAAAAGTATCCTGTAATTGCGCAAGTATTGATGAGATACGGACTTGGATGTGTAGGATGCATAATTTCAAGTGCTGAAACTTTAGGTGAAGGAATTGCTGCCCACGGATTAAATCCTGATATTATAATAGAAGAAGTAAATATGATATTAGAAAAACAGGGAGAATAATCACAGAAATCAATTAAAATTATAGAACTTTAAAAATAGAAACTGTTCAAAATAAGAATCTTTTTCTTGAATTTTGATACAGTTCTATTTTTTTGTAGTAGAAAATTAACTTTAATATATTATCCTTCTAGAGAAATGGACATAAAATGTATTGTCAAAATTATAATTTTATAAGTTTTATTTGACAAAATAAAAAACACAAGTTATAATTGTATAGACATTAAAGAAAATTATAAGGAGAAACTATGAAACTAAAAATTGTAATTATGTCATTATTGGCAAGTATACTTATGAGTGCTGCAAGTATAGATTATTTATCAAATAACTCAGCATCTTATTTCCAGAATCCATCTCAGACAGGGAAAATATCAGTAGAAGGGATTTTTTATAACCCTGCCGGTACAGTATTTTTAGAAGATGGAACATATTTAAACCTAAATATGCAAAATTCCTTGATAGAAGAATCAATGACTTTAAAGGGAAAGAAATATAAATCTAAAAACTATGCAGGAGCCCCTTCATTTAATCTTTTATATAAAAAAGATAAATTTTCATTATTTGGAAATGCTAGTGTAGTAGCAGGAGGTGCAACTTTAAAATATAAGGATGGTGTAGTTGGAGTAGAACTTGCGGCGGATGCTTTCAACCAGCTTACAGGTGGACGTCTGGGAGCCAGATTAACTACAAATAATTTTAAAGGGCAGAATAGATATTATCAGTTGACTTTTGGAGGAGCTTATAAAGTTAATGAACAGTTTTCAATATCAGGAGGATTGAGATATGTTCTTGGTGTAAGAAAGCTCAAAGGGAATGCTATATATAGCTACAATCCATTAGTTGGAAGAATGATAGGATTAAGCGGAAATGAACTTCATATTG
Coding sequences:
- a CDS encoding deoxyguanosinetriphosphate triphosphohydrolase; the protein is MGKFRMSWSRLLSTDSQRPRTNRKNNLSEDRKIQENKKNDENRKKITIDLRSDFERDYHRILSSPSFRRLQDKTQVFPLEKNDFIRTRLTHSIEVSSFAKSLAQSVASEIMHQGLDNEFNYEEANAISDILASSGLLHDIGNPPFGHFGEDTIRTWFHRNLDKITMKNSKGEEKKLGEILNPQMCGDLLNFEGNAQAIRVVAKLHFLIDENGMNLTYALLNTLIKYPVDSLNIDRKSGDIKTKKMGYNLAEKDLFEKIVQSTGTKNEETGEVYRHPLTFLLEAADDIAYCTADVEDGVKKKFIKFEELVEALYEAIPENKKLHEDLINYKLHAKERKYDDPELYAVQRWVVKIQGIFIRAVVGSFIQNYDTIMNGEYKRDLFADTEAEILLKTLKNIAYNEVFDAKAIVKMEVTANNIINYFLDNFISSVLYWDTEYENEMQGIDKKYLSILSETHRYIYSYYSELYAGSEEISQISDDNEKKEKIYSYKLYLRILLVTDYISGMTDSFMKTSYQELIGIE
- a CDS encoding glycogen/starch/alpha-glucan phosphorylase, whose protein sequence is MVIDKPQLKDSILRKLRRQYGKTIEEAHEYEIYYAVSRATLDYVVENWYNTKKTYAKKCVKQIYYFSAEFLMGRYLGNNLINLQMNEVIKETLSELGVDINKIEDHEIDTGLGNGGLGRLAACFLDSMATLKLPGNGYGLRYKYGMFEQRIENGFQVEYPDNWTKYGDPWSIKRMDRVFEVKFGGKIEVHRDEVGKEYFKRVDTENVLAVAYDVPIIGYGNETVNTLRLWEARSPEGFDLNLFNSQKYLMASEKAIEAEDISRVLYPNDTEKDGKLLRLKQQYFFTSASLQDIVRRYKSIYGNDFSKFHEKVAIQLNDTHPVVAIPELMRIFLDYEKLGWDEAWSICKKVFAYTNHTILSEALEKWDISLFQPLLPRTYQIVEEINRRFMDDLNERYNGDWQKIQYMSIIGNGQIRMAWLAIVGSHKVNGVAALHTEILKNSELKDWYDLYPEKFLNKTNGITQRRWLLKANPELAALITELIGDKWITDLYELKKLEHFIENDDVLNRLAEIKFNNKKKLADYIKETAGIEVNPDSIFDIQVKRLHEYKRQLLNVLHIMDLYNKLKENPLLDIEPRTFIFGAKAAAGYRRAKGIIKLINAVAEKVNNDTDINDKIKVVFLENYRVSLAEKIFPAADVSEQISTAGKEASGTGNMKFMLNGAITIGTLDGANVEIVEEAGSENAFIFGLKANEVEELQHSNSYNPFEEYNNIEGLKKVIDQLGDGTYDDNHTGIFRELQASLLYGVEGSRPDVYFLLKDFDSYRDAQAELGRAYRDKRNWAKKTLKNIANAGKFSSDRTIMEYAKEIWDVHPVEVEDYIN
- a CDS encoding DUF1858 domain-containing protein; the encoded protein is MELVNKDMNIMEAVEKYPVIAQVLMRYGLGCVGCIISSAETLGEGIAAHGLNPDIIIEEVNMILEKQGE